DNA sequence from the Nitrospirota bacterium genome:
GATGCCTCCGAGGCACTTACCGAGGCCATCAAACTTGATTCCGTTTTTAAAGGAGACAGGGAAAAAGCAGAAAAAGAGCTGATCAGACAGAAACTGAAGGCTGTTGATATGGATGAGGAACAGGATTATGTCAACCTGATCGAGATTCTCCGTTACTGAAAAAGGATGGAAACAAACAGGTATATGGAGCAGCTTTACCGTGAGGCCGTAAAGGCCATGAAGAACGCAATTGCACCATACTCCGGGTTCCGGGTCGGGGCAGCACTGCTCACGACTGAGCATAAGATATATACCGGCTGCAACATTGAAAACCCCTCCCTTATGCTGAGCGAGTGTGCCGAAAAGGTGGCCATACTTAAGGCCGTTTCTGATGGAGTGAAGGATATCCGGACAATCATGATCGTCTCAAACATGGAGGGTTATTGTTACCCCTGCGGTTCCTGCAGACAGATAATCTACGAATTTGCAACAGACGCCGAAATATTTGTAGCAGGCAAAAAAGGCATAAAAAAATATTCAATAGAGGAGCTTCTGCCCCATGCTTTTAAAAAATAGTTGGCGGTAAGCAGTAAATGACAACTGATAAGTTAAACAGAAAATGTTTCATCCTGTTCATCCTGTCTGAAAAAAAGTCTGTTCATTAAGTTTCAGAAGGAAAAGAATAGATTCCGGATCAAGTCCGGAATGACAAAAAATGGAATGGAAAACGGCAAATGATAAGTAATAAGAAGACCATAGATGTTCCCTCCGGCTATCAATTCTCAGTTGCCGGTGCAGGCATCAAATATAAGGACCGGACCGATATGGCCCTGATATATTCCGAAAGTGAGGCCGTTGTTGCCGGCACATTTACATCAAACAGGGTGAAGGCGGCCCCTGTTGTTCTGGATATAAAAAAGGTAAGGTCAGGAACCGGAAGGGCAATTGTAATAAACAGCGGAAACGCGAATGCCTGTACAGGGCAGAGGGGAATGAGAGATGCAGAAACCATGTGCAGGGAAATTTCAAGAAGACTTGACATACCTGAAAAGCATGTACTCATCGCATCCACAGGTGTTATCGGCACCTCCCTGCCAATGGATAGGGTACAGAGGGGTCTGAAGGCCCTCACAACGGAAACTGCCGGGGCCGGCCTGGAAGACGTTGCAAGGGCAATAATGACAACAGACAAATTCCCGAAGGTCAGCTCAAGAAAGATTAAAATCGGAAGAACCGAGGCCATACTGTCAGGTGTAGCCAAAGGTGCCGGCATGATCTCTCCGGACATGGCCACAATGCTCTGCTTCCTGCTTACAGACCTGGCGATTGAGAAGAAAGCCCTCAAACGTGCATTGAAAGAAGCAACGGAGAGGACCTTTAATCTTATAACCGTTGACGGTGACATGAGCACGAATGATACAGTCCTGATAATGGCTAACGGCACAGCCGGGAACAGCCCGCTGACGGAAGACTCTCCAGGTTACAAAAAGTTCAGGGAAGCGCTCTTTGAGCTGACGGATGAATTTTCACGGATGATTGTTCGGGATGGAGAGGGAGCAACCAGACTGATTACTATAAAACTGCGTGGTGCAAAAAACTACTCAGATGCAAAAAAAGCGGCATTTTCCGTTGCAAAGTCTCCACTGGTAAAGACCGCCATCTATGGCAGGGATGCCAACTGGGGCAGAATCATGGCCGCCCTTGGGTATTCCGGGGCATTTATCAGGGAGGATTCTGTTGATATATCAATCAATGGAATAAATCTCGTCAGAGGCGGGCTGGGAACAGGAAAGGACGTGGATGCCTCAGAAGCTTTGCGGCACAATAATGAGGTTACCATTGAGATCAATCTCAACATTGGAACAGGGGCAGAAAGGGTATATACGTGTGACCTTACCGAGGAATACTTAAGGATCAATGCAGCATACCGAACATGAGAGAGCAGGTCCGGCCGGAGTCCCCATCTTTTAATCTTTAAATTGAAAGACAGACTCTCCCTGAAGACTCTCGACTGCCATAGATAGTAAAGCCCACATTTTGTTATAATAAAGACTAAACCTCCAGCAGAACGCAGGAACAAACAGAGAGACAGGCACAAAGTGGCCGGCAAGCAGACGGGCTGACGAAGGTCGTGGTGAATTTACTTCATCCCGGTGTCTCCGGTTAATATAAAATTTTAGAGTGTGATAAAGACTACTTTCAGAAACTAATGGAGGAAATATGAGCCCAGTCATCAAGGCATTACTTCCGGCAGCAGGACTTGGAACAAGGTTTTTACCGGCCACAAAGGCATCTCCCAAGGAAATGCTTCCGATTGTAGACAAACCTATGATACAGTATGCTGTAGAAGAGGCGGAGGCATGCGGCATAAATGAGTTCATAATTGTCACCGGCAGACACAAAAGGAGTATCGAAGACCACTTTGACATTGTATATGAACTTGAAGAAGACCTGAAGCAAAAGGGC
Encoded proteins:
- a CDS encoding cytidine deaminase gives rise to the protein METNRYMEQLYREAVKAMKNAIAPYSGFRVGAALLTTEHKIYTGCNIENPSLMLSECAEKVAILKAVSDGVKDIRTIMIVSNMEGYCYPCGSCRQIIYEFATDAEIFVAGKKGIKKYSIEELLPHAFKK
- the argJ gene encoding bifunctional glutamate N-acetyltransferase/amino-acid acetyltransferase ArgJ, with the translated sequence MISNKKTIDVPSGYQFSVAGAGIKYKDRTDMALIYSESEAVVAGTFTSNRVKAAPVVLDIKKVRSGTGRAIVINSGNANACTGQRGMRDAETMCREISRRLDIPEKHVLIASTGVIGTSLPMDRVQRGLKALTTETAGAGLEDVARAIMTTDKFPKVSSRKIKIGRTEAILSGVAKGAGMISPDMATMLCFLLTDLAIEKKALKRALKEATERTFNLITVDGDMSTNDTVLIMANGTAGNSPLTEDSPGYKKFREALFELTDEFSRMIVRDGEGATRLITIKLRGAKNYSDAKKAAFSVAKSPLVKTAIYGRDANWGRIMAALGYSGAFIREDSVDISINGINLVRGGLGTGKDVDASEALRHNNEVTIEINLNIGTGAERVYTCDLTEEYLRINAAYRT